A DNA window from Allokutzneria albata contains the following coding sequences:
- a CDS encoding type I polyketide synthase has product MVGIACRFPGGVADADGLWELVAQGRDAIGPFPAERGWAATGRGGFLHDADRFDAEFFGISPNEALAMDPQQRLALEVSWEALEHAGLDPSALRGSGTGVFLGGMHQDYLSVLEEDPNALSGTGNSSSVMSGRIAYELGFEGPTLTVDTACSSSLVALHLATQSLRAQECSLALAGGVTVMSTPATFVEMTRMGGLAPDGRCKAFSDSADGTGFSEGIGLLVLERLSDAQRNGHRVLAVVRGTAVNSDGESNGLTAPNGSAQQKVIGAALANAGLRPSDVDAVEAHGTGTTLGDPIEAHAILATYGQDREQPLHLGSLKSNIGHTQAAAGVGGVIKMIMAMRHGVLPPTLHVTEPSSHVDWSLGAVRLVTGPTPWPELDRPRRAGVSSFGISGTNAHVILESVPSPPASPVSDRVVPWVLSAQTASALRAQAARLASVTGNSADIGLSLATTRTAFAQRAVVFGPAGLRALAAGEPSPKAVVGTASAAVKPVFVFPGQGSQWPGMARELMSTPVFAEKMRECAAAFESFVDWDLLDVVESGEFDRVDVVQPVLFAVMVSLVELWRSCGVEPAAVVGHSQGEIAAAHVAGALSLEDAARVVCLRSKAIAEVLAGKGGMAAVALPAEHVRWPGVQIAAVNGPFATVVSGDRAAIEDLVANTEQARRIEVDYASHSEHVEVLRDRLLDALAPVRAAEPGIAMRSTVTGDWVGADELGAEYWYTNLRQPVHFEAAIRELLADGHNVFVEVSPHPVSLFGVEQTADALGRGITTLGTLRREQGGFDQFQIALAEAHVAGVPVDWAPCYPGARLVDLPTYPFQRRRFWAKQETENHAGLPAGSMRDLVRNHVAAVLGYPSGAAITPETPFVDLGMDSVTAVRLRKALSTATGLNLPATVAFDHPTSADLADYLSGAAPDTVVQAAVSEDDPVVIVGMACRYPGGADSPEQLWDLVLGGVDAVSGFPADRGWDLDALRGTCPTSEGGFLYDAGEFDAAFFGISPREALAMDPQQRLVLETAWQALERARINPRSLKRTPTGVFVGASQQDYLLSASGKNADLGGFVLTGRTASVLSGRVAYTLGLEGPAITVDTACSSSLVALHLAASSVRSGECSLALAGGVAVMSTAFAYEEFAKQNGLAPDGRCKAFSDSADGTGWAEGVGLVVLERLSDAQRNGHQVLAVLKGTASNQDGASNGLAAPSGPAQQRVIRQALANAGLRPSDVDVVEAHGTGTTLGDPIEAQAILATYGQNRPQPVYLGSLKSNIGHAAAAAGVGGVIKMVMALRHGVLPPTLHVDEPSSFVDWSAGAVSLLTEPVEWPETGRPRRAGVSSFGVSGTNVHVVLEAVPPALPTTSAKEGVAPWVVSARSPEALRAQIASLREVDANPWDVGRSLISTRATFEHRAVVFGEDDVRGVATESREAVFVFPGQGSQWSGMARELLSSSEVFAEKMRECAAAFESFVDWDLLDVVESGEFDRVDVVQPVLFAVMVSLTELWREHGVVPAAVVGHSQGEIAAAHVAGALSLEDAARVVCLRSKAIAEVLAGKGGMAAVSLPPELVPTERVAIAAVNGPASCVVSGDVDALDELLASGVRGRRIDVDYASHSDHVEVLRERLLADLAPIHPRSGTIPFVSTVTGDWIDTAELDAEYWYTNLRRTVRFSTATQLLLDADHSVFVEVSPHPVLTFGVEETAQGIPVTATGTLRRDDGGLTGFHRALATAHVHGVEVDWEPVFAGAGIVDLPTYPFQRQRFWVDTGESTVDDWRYRVDWAPLDAPAPRNLGRWLVVGDSGDEWVWTVARALGEDTVVLDAPVDRDEFAARLATAPPHEGVLSLVDGPVQAAVVAQEVRSARLWCGTRGGVEHAGVWGLGRVIAMESPDRWGGLIELPETPDPRALRALLVGTEENQVALRPDGAFGRRLVRAAPTAPARSYRPSGTVLVTGGTGGLGAHVARWAAESADQVVVINRSGPDTPEAARLRADSDKITVIGCDVADEAVMADVLADHPPTSIFHLAAALDDGVLDSLTPQRFDTAFHAKVRGAQVLDRLTRDADLDAFVLFSSVSGTVGGIGLGNYAAANAMLDAIAEERRARGEHALSIAWGPWAGDGMATHVVGEERLDRLGLVPFNPETALKALGHALNRDDTTIAVFDIDWDRFLAGPGAVGTRALLSEVLGASEAAPASDLLQRLAAAGDRDGLMLAQVRGDVAAVLKHASAADVDPEFAFADMGFDSLLAVELRNRLGAATGLTLPVTLVFEYPTPSALAAHLLSELYGNAGEPEDDLLARLDAASDEELFEFIHQEMGR; this is encoded by the coding sequence GTGGTCGGCATCGCCTGCCGCTTCCCCGGTGGCGTGGCCGACGCGGACGGGTTGTGGGAGCTGGTCGCGCAGGGACGCGACGCGATCGGGCCGTTCCCGGCCGAGCGCGGGTGGGCCGCCACCGGCCGGGGCGGGTTCCTCCACGACGCGGACCGGTTCGACGCGGAGTTCTTCGGCATCTCGCCGAACGAGGCACTGGCCATGGATCCGCAGCAGCGCCTGGCCTTGGAGGTCTCGTGGGAGGCGTTGGAGCACGCGGGCCTGGACCCCAGCGCGTTGCGCGGCAGCGGCACCGGTGTGTTCCTGGGCGGCATGCACCAGGACTACCTGTCGGTCCTGGAAGAGGACCCGAACGCGTTGTCCGGCACGGGGAACTCCTCCAGCGTGATGTCCGGGCGCATCGCCTACGAGCTGGGTTTCGAAGGCCCGACGCTCACCGTGGACACCGCGTGCTCGTCCTCGCTGGTGGCCCTGCACCTGGCCACTCAGTCGCTGCGTGCGCAGGAGTGCTCGTTGGCGCTGGCCGGGGGAGTGACCGTGATGTCCACCCCGGCGACCTTCGTGGAGATGACCCGGATGGGCGGCTTGGCACCGGACGGCCGTTGCAAGGCGTTCTCCGACAGCGCCGACGGCACCGGTTTCTCCGAGGGCATCGGCCTGCTCGTGCTGGAACGGCTGTCCGACGCTCAGCGCAACGGTCACCGTGTGCTGGCGGTGGTGCGCGGCACGGCGGTGAACTCCGACGGCGAGTCCAACGGGCTGACCGCGCCCAACGGCTCCGCCCAGCAGAAGGTGATCGGCGCGGCCTTGGCCAACGCGGGCCTTCGACCATCCGATGTGGACGCTGTGGAGGCGCACGGCACCGGCACGACGCTGGGTGACCCGATCGAGGCGCACGCGATCCTCGCCACCTACGGCCAGGACCGGGAGCAGCCGCTCCACCTCGGGTCGCTGAAGTCCAACATCGGGCACACCCAGGCGGCGGCCGGGGTCGGCGGTGTGATCAAAATGATCATGGCCATGCGGCACGGCGTGCTGCCGCCGACGCTGCACGTCACCGAACCGTCCTCGCACGTGGACTGGAGCCTCGGCGCGGTGCGCCTGGTCACCGGGCCCACTCCCTGGCCGGAGCTCGACCGTCCGCGCCGCGCGGGTGTCTCCTCCTTCGGTATCTCCGGCACCAACGCGCACGTGATCCTGGAGTCCGTGCCGTCGCCTCCGGCTTCTCCGGTGTCGGACCGAGTCGTGCCGTGGGTGCTTTCGGCTCAGACGGCCTCCGCGTTGCGCGCACAGGCAGCGCGGCTGGCGTCCGTCACTGGCAACTCCGCCGATATCGGTCTCTCGCTCGCCACGACCAGAACGGCTTTCGCCCAGCGCGCTGTCGTGTTCGGTCCGGCCGGCCTGCGAGCGCTGGCCGCTGGCGAACCCTCTCCCAAAGCCGTCGTGGGGACCGCCTCGGCCGCGGTGAAGCCCGTGTTCGTCTTTCCGGGTCAGGGCTCGCAGTGGCCCGGCATGGCCCGGGAACTCATGTCAACGCCGGTGTTCGCGGAGAAGATGCGGGAGTGCGCGGCGGCCTTTGAGTCCTTTGTGGACTGGGATTTGCTGGACGTCGTGGAGTCCGGTGAGTTCGACCGGGTTGACGTGGTGCAGCCTGTGTTGTTCGCGGTGATGGTGTCGCTGGTCGAACTGTGGCGGTCTTGCGGTGTCGAACCCGCGGCCGTGGTCGGTCATTCGCAGGGCGAGATCGCTGCCGCTCATGTGGCGGGTGCGCTGTCGTTGGAGGATGCGGCGCGCGTGGTGTGTTTGCGCAGCAAGGCGATCGCCGAGGTGCTGGCGGGCAAGGGCGGTATGGCCGCTGTCGCGCTTCCCGCTGAGCACGTGCGCTGGCCCGGCGTGCAGATCGCCGCCGTCAACGGGCCGTTCGCCACGGTGGTCTCCGGTGACCGCGCCGCGATCGAGGACCTGGTCGCCAACACCGAACAAGCGCGCAGGATCGAGGTCGACTACGCCTCCCACTCCGAGCACGTCGAAGTCTTGCGCGACCGGTTGCTCGATGCGCTTGCACCCGTGCGCGCCGCCGAGCCCGGCATCGCAATGCGCTCGACCGTCACCGGCGACTGGGTTGGCGCGGACGAGTTGGGCGCGGAGTACTGGTACACGAACCTGCGGCAGCCAGTGCACTTCGAGGCCGCGATCCGGGAGCTGCTCGCAGACGGGCACAACGTCTTCGTGGAAGTCAGCCCGCACCCCGTGTCGTTGTTCGGCGTCGAGCAGACCGCTGACGCGCTCGGCCGCGGTATCACCACCCTCGGCACGTTGCGCCGGGAGCAGGGCGGGTTCGACCAGTTCCAGATCGCCCTGGCCGAGGCGCACGTAGCCGGAGTGCCGGTCGACTGGGCGCCGTGCTACCCCGGGGCGCGCCTGGTGGACCTGCCGACCTATCCCTTCCAGCGCAGGCGTTTCTGGGCGAAGCAGGAGACGGAGAACCACGCCGGGCTCCCGGCCGGCTCGATGCGGGATCTCGTGCGCAACCACGTGGCCGCCGTGCTCGGGTACCCGTCCGGCGCGGCGATCACCCCCGAGACGCCGTTCGTGGACCTCGGCATGGACTCCGTCACGGCAGTGCGGCTGCGCAAGGCGTTGAGCACCGCGACCGGGCTGAACCTGCCCGCCACCGTGGCCTTCGACCACCCGACGTCAGCCGACCTCGCGGACTACCTGTCCGGAGCCGCGCCGGACACCGTGGTCCAGGCCGCGGTGTCCGAGGACGACCCCGTCGTGATCGTCGGCATGGCCTGCCGGTACCCCGGCGGCGCCGACTCGCCCGAGCAGCTGTGGGACCTGGTGCTCGGCGGGGTGGACGCGGTGTCGGGATTCCCGGCCGACCGCGGCTGGGACCTGGACGCGTTGCGCGGGACCTGCCCCACCTCCGAAGGCGGTTTCCTGTACGACGCGGGCGAGTTCGATGCCGCGTTCTTCGGGATCTCGCCGCGTGAGGCCCTGGCGATGGACCCTCAGCAGCGGCTCGTCCTGGAGACCGCGTGGCAGGCCCTGGAGCGCGCCCGCATCAACCCCCGGTCGCTCAAGCGAACTCCGACCGGCGTGTTCGTCGGTGCCTCGCAGCAGGACTACCTGTTGTCGGCAAGCGGGAAGAACGCCGACCTCGGCGGCTTCGTGCTCACGGGGCGGACGGCGAGCGTGCTGTCGGGTCGCGTCGCCTACACGCTCGGGCTGGAAGGCCCGGCGATCACCGTGGACACCGCGTGCTCGTCCTCGCTGGTGGCGCTGCACCTCGCGGCGAGCTCCGTGCGGTCCGGTGAGTGCTCGCTGGCCCTGGCCGGTGGCGTGGCCGTGATGTCCACCGCCTTCGCCTACGAGGAGTTCGCGAAGCAGAACGGCCTCGCTCCGGACGGCCGGTGCAAGGCGTTCTCCGACAGCGCGGACGGCACGGGGTGGGCCGAGGGCGTCGGACTCGTTGTGCTGGAGCGGCTTTCCGATGCCCAGCGCAACGGCCACCAGGTGCTGGCCGTGCTGAAGGGAACGGCCAGCAACCAGGACGGCGCTTCGAACGGGCTCGCCGCGCCGAGCGGTCCAGCGCAGCAGCGGGTGATCCGCCAGGCCCTCGCCAACGCGGGACTCCGCCCGTCCGACGTGGACGTGGTCGAGGCCCACGGCACCGGCACGACCCTGGGCGACCCGATCGAGGCGCAGGCGATCCTGGCCACGTACGGCCAGAACCGGCCACAGCCGGTGTACCTGGGGTCGCTGAAGTCGAACATCGGGCACGCGGCGGCCGCGGCCGGTGTCGGCGGTGTGATCAAGATGGTGATGGCGCTGCGGCACGGCGTGCTGCCGCCGACCCTGCACGTCGACGAGCCGTCGTCCTTTGTGGACTGGTCGGCGGGTGCCGTGTCGTTGCTGACCGAGCCGGTCGAATGGCCCGAGACCGGTCGCCCTCGTCGCGCGGGCGTGTCCTCTTTCGGCGTCTCCGGCACCAACGTGCACGTGGTCCTGGAGGCGGTGCCGCCGGCACTGCCGACCACGTCCGCGAAGGAAGGTGTGGCGCCATGGGTGGTCTCTGCGCGCAGTCCTGAGGCTCTGCGTGCGCAGATCGCCTCGCTGCGGGAGGTGGACGCGAACCCGTGGGACGTGGGCCGGTCGCTGATCAGCACGCGGGCGACGTTCGAGCACCGCGCGGTGGTCTTCGGCGAAGACGACGTTCGCGGCGTGGCCACCGAGTCCCGCGAGGCCGTGTTCGTCTTCCCTGGTCAGGGTTCGCAGTGGTCCGGCATGGCCCGGGAGCTCCTGTCTTCGTCGGAGGTGTTCGCGGAGAAGATGCGGGAGTGCGCGGCGGCCTTTGAGTCCTTTGTGGACTGGGATTTGCTGGATGTGGTGGAGTCCGGTGAGTTCGACCGGGTTGACGTGGTGCAGCCGGTGTTGTTCGCGGTGATGGTGTCACTGACCGAGCTGTGGCGCGAACACGGCGTCGTCCCGGCCGCGGTGGTGGGTCATTCGCAGGGCGAGATCGCCGCAGCTCATGTGGCGGGTGCGCTGTCGCTGGAGGATGCGGCGCGCGTGGTGTGCTTGCGCAGCAAGGCGATCGCCGAGGTGTTGGCGGGCAAGGGCGGTATGGCGGCGGTGTCGCTGCCGCCGGAGCTGGTGCCCACCGAGCGCGTGGCGATCGCGGCGGTGAACGGTCCCGCCTCGTGCGTGGTCTCCGGCGACGTCGACGCCTTGGACGAGCTGCTGGCGAGCGGGGTGCGCGGGCGTCGGATCGACGTGGACTACGCCTCGCACTCCGACCACGTTGAGGTCCTGCGCGAGCGGCTGCTGGCCGACCTCGCGCCGATCCACCCGCGTTCGGGCACCATCCCGTTCGTCTCGACCGTGACCGGCGATTGGATCGACACCGCCGAGCTGGACGCCGAGTACTGGTACACGAACCTGCGGCGCACGGTGCGGTTCTCCACCGCGACCCAGCTGTTGCTTGATGCCGACCACAGCGTGTTCGTCGAGGTCAGCCCGCATCCGGTGTTGACATTCGGGGTCGAGGAGACGGCCCAGGGCATCCCGGTGACCGCGACCGGAACGCTCCGGCGCGACGACGGCGGGCTCACCGGCTTCCACCGCGCGCTGGCGACGGCGCACGTGCACGGGGTCGAGGTGGACTGGGAGCCGGTGTTCGCCGGAGCCGGGATCGTCGATCTGCCGACCTACCCCTTCCAACGCCAGCGCTTCTGGGTGGACACCGGGGAGTCCACAGTGGATGACTGGCGGTACCGCGTCGACTGGGCCCCGCTGGACGCGCCCGCGCCGCGAAACCTCGGGCGCTGGCTCGTGGTCGGTGACAGCGGCGACGAGTGGGTGTGGACCGTCGCGAGGGCGCTCGGTGAGGACACCGTCGTGCTCGACGCTCCGGTGGACCGCGACGAGTTCGCCGCCCGCCTGGCCACAGCGCCGCCACACGAAGGTGTTCTGTCCCTTGTGGACGGACCGGTGCAGGCGGCCGTGGTGGCTCAGGAGGTCCGGTCCGCGCGCTTGTGGTGCGGCACCAGGGGCGGTGTGGAGCACGCCGGGGTGTGGGGCCTGGGCCGAGTGATCGCGATGGAGTCCCCGGACCGGTGGGGTGGTCTGATCGAGCTGCCGGAGACGCCGGACCCGCGGGCACTGCGCGCACTGCTCGTCGGAACCGAGGAGAACCAGGTGGCACTGCGGCCGGACGGTGCCTTCGGGCGGCGCCTGGTCCGCGCTGCACCCACAGCGCCTGCGCGGTCCTACAGGCCCAGCGGAACCGTCCTGGTCACGGGCGGAACCGGCGGGCTCGGCGCGCATGTGGCGCGCTGGGCGGCCGAGAGCGCGGACCAGGTCGTGGTGATCAACCGGAGCGGTCCGGACACGCCAGAGGCCGCGCGGTTGCGCGCGGACAGCGACAAGATCACCGTCATCGGCTGCGACGTCGCCGACGAGGCGGTGATGGCCGATGTGCTGGCCGACCACCCGCCGACCTCGATCTTCCACCTCGCGGCGGCGCTGGACGACGGCGTGCTGGACTCGCTCACCCCGCAACGGTTCGACACCGCGTTCCACGCCAAGGTACGTGGCGCACAAGTGCTCGACCGGCTGACGCGGGATGCGGATCTGGACGCGTTCGTGCTGTTCTCGTCGGTGTCCGGCACGGTCGGCGGCATCGGGCTCGGCAACTACGCCGCCGCCAACGCGATGCTGGACGCGATCGCCGAGGAGCGCCGGGCGCGCGGTGAGCACGCGCTGTCGATCGCGTGGGGACCGTGGGCCGGTGACGGCATGGCGACGCACGTGGTCGGTGAGGAGCGGCTGGACCGGCTCGGCTTGGTCCCGTTCAACCCGGAGACGGCGCTCAAGGCGTTGGGGCACGCGCTGAACCGGGACGACACCACGATCGCGGTATTCGACATCGACTGGGACCGGTTCCTCGCCGGCCCCGGAGCGGTGGGCACCAGGGCGCTGCTCAGCGAAGTCCTCGGTGCCTCCGAGGCGGCGCCCGCCAGCGACCTCCTCCAGCGCCTGGCCGCGGCCGGTGACCGCGACGGGCTCATGCTCGCCCAGGTCCGCGGCGATGTGGCCGCGGTGCTCAAGCACGCGTCCGCCGCGGACGTCGATCCCGAGTTCGCCTTCGCCGACATGGGTTTCGACTCCCTGTTGGCGGTGGAGCTGCGCAACCGGCTCGGCGCGGCCACGGGGCTGACGTTGCCGGTGACCCTGGTGTTCGAGTACCCGACGCCGTCCGCGCTCGCCGCGCACCTGCTGTCCGAGCTGTACGGGAACGCGGGTGAACCGGAGGACGACCTGCTAGCGCGGCTGGACGCGGCCAGTGACGAGGAACTGTTCGAGTTCATCCACCAGGAAATGGGCAGGTAA